In the genome of Labrus mixtus chromosome 21, fLabMix1.1, whole genome shotgun sequence, one region contains:
- the entpd1 gene encoding ectonucleoside triphosphate diphosphohydrolase 1 isoform X1, which produces MSAQREMKEKNPWHMPVTIIITVIGVIAIVALVTVAVLQNRPLPQKYKYGIVLDAGSSHTALYIYEWPAEKDNNTGRAEQKHSCKVKGPGISSYASAPLKAGESLRACMQEAEQWVPERRHRETPLYLGATAGMRLLNMENSSASDKVFRAVEGALQKAPFSFQGARILSGQEEGAFGWVTVNYLDDRLKQGLETTGALDLGGASTQISFISDQFDGSESQSNSVTFRLYGNDYNLYTHSFLCYGKDQALRLTLAHQTQSGPTSILDPCFNPGYTSTKNYSALYDSPCVSNRKPQGAPQSFIQEGKGNFLQCQEVVKNVFNFTHCKYSKCSFNGVFQPLLQGPFGAFSAYYFVMNFLNLTDTTIPLETVKQKLASYCATPWSQIMQQHLGINVKYLAEYCFSGTYILTLLTEGYNFTSESYSDIKFIKKIKGSDAGWTLGYMLNLTNMIPAEAPDSPPLPHAGYVSIVTIMAILLLILFIISLRPLWPRCSTQPQIV; this is translated from the exons AGATGAAAGAGAAGAACCCCTGGCACATGCCTgtgaccatcatcatcactgtgattggTGTCATAGCGATTGTTGCCCTGGTGACGGTAGCAGTTTTGCAGAACAGGCCCCTCCCACAAAAGTACAAG tATGGGATTGTGCTGGACGCTGGTTCCTCCCACACAGCTCTGTACATCTATGAGTGGCCAGCAGAGAAGGATAACAACACTGGAAGAGCTGAACAGAAGCATTCATGCAAAGTCAAAG GTCCAGGTATCTCCAGCTATGCCTCAGCTCCACTGAAAGCCGGGGAGTCTCTGAGAGCATGCATGCAGGAGGCGGAGCAGTGGGTCCCTGAAAGAAGACACCGCGAAACCCCTCTTTACCTGGGGGCCACTGCTGGAATGAGACTGTTAAA tatGGAGAATAGCTCGGCGTCAGACAAGGTCTTCAGAGCTGTGGAGGGAGCCCTGCAAAAGGCCCCCTTCTCCTTTCAAGGAGCAAGAATACTGAGCGGACAGGAGGAGGGCGCCTTCGGCTGGGTCACAGTCAACTACTTGGATGACCGCCTTAAACAG GGTTTGGAAACCACAGGGGCCCTTGACCTTGGCGGGGCCTCCACTCAGATTAGCTTCATATCTGATCAATTTGACGGGTCAGAGTCACAGAGCAACTCCGTGACCTTCCGGCTCTATGGAAACGACTACAACCTTTACACCCACAGCTTCCTGTGTTACGGGAAAGACCAAGCATTGCGATTGACGCTGGCACACCAGACACAG TCGGGTCCAACCTCAATATTAGATCCTTGTTTCAACCCTGGCTACACTTCAACAAAGAACTACTCAGCCCTCTATGACAGCCCCTGCGTGTCGAACAGGAAACCCCAAGGAGCACCTCAGTCGTTTATTCAAGAGGGGAAAGGAAACTTCCTACAATGCCAGGAAGTGGTCAAAAATGTCTTCAACTTTACCCACTGTAAATACAGCAAATGCTCCTTCAATGGGGTCTTCCAGCCGCTTCTGCAGGGGCCATTTGGG gCTTTCTCCGCTTACTACTTTGTGATGAACTTCCTCAACCTGACAGACACAACCATCCCTCTGGAAACTGTCAAGCAAAAGCTAGCAAGCTACTGTGCTACTCCTTGGAGTCAG ATAATGCAGCAGCATCTCGGCATTAATGTGAAGTATCTGGCTGAGTACTGTTTCTCTGGCACGTACATCCTCACTCTGCTCACAGAAGGATACAACTTCACCTCAGAGAGCTACTCGGATATTAAATTCATCAAAAAG ATAAAAGGCAGTGATGCAGGCTGGACTCTGGGCTACATGTTAAATCTGACCAACATGATTCCAGCTGAGGCTCCTGACTCCCCTCCTCTACCCCACGCCGGCTACGTCTCTATAGTCACCATTATGGCAATACTGCTCTTGATCCTCTTCATCATTAGTCTGCGTCCTCTATGGCCCCGCTGCTCCACACAACCCCAGATCgtataa
- the entpd1 gene encoding ectonucleoside triphosphate diphosphohydrolase 1 isoform X2 — protein MKEKNPWHMPVTIIITVIGVIAIVALVTVAVLQNRPLPQKYKYGIVLDAGSSHTALYIYEWPAEKDNNTGRAEQKHSCKVKGPGISSYASAPLKAGESLRACMQEAEQWVPERRHRETPLYLGATAGMRLLNMENSSASDKVFRAVEGALQKAPFSFQGARILSGQEEGAFGWVTVNYLDDRLKQGLETTGALDLGGASTQISFISDQFDGSESQSNSVTFRLYGNDYNLYTHSFLCYGKDQALRLTLAHQTQSGPTSILDPCFNPGYTSTKNYSALYDSPCVSNRKPQGAPQSFIQEGKGNFLQCQEVVKNVFNFTHCKYSKCSFNGVFQPLLQGPFGAFSAYYFVMNFLNLTDTTIPLETVKQKLASYCATPWSQIMQQHLGINVKYLAEYCFSGTYILTLLTEGYNFTSESYSDIKFIKKIKGSDAGWTLGYMLNLTNMIPAEAPDSPPLPHAGYVSIVTIMAILLLILFIISLRPLWPRCSTQPQIV, from the exons ATGAAAGAGAAGAACCCCTGGCACATGCCTgtgaccatcatcatcactgtgattggTGTCATAGCGATTGTTGCCCTGGTGACGGTAGCAGTTTTGCAGAACAGGCCCCTCCCACAAAAGTACAAG tATGGGATTGTGCTGGACGCTGGTTCCTCCCACACAGCTCTGTACATCTATGAGTGGCCAGCAGAGAAGGATAACAACACTGGAAGAGCTGAACAGAAGCATTCATGCAAAGTCAAAG GTCCAGGTATCTCCAGCTATGCCTCAGCTCCACTGAAAGCCGGGGAGTCTCTGAGAGCATGCATGCAGGAGGCGGAGCAGTGGGTCCCTGAAAGAAGACACCGCGAAACCCCTCTTTACCTGGGGGCCACTGCTGGAATGAGACTGTTAAA tatGGAGAATAGCTCGGCGTCAGACAAGGTCTTCAGAGCTGTGGAGGGAGCCCTGCAAAAGGCCCCCTTCTCCTTTCAAGGAGCAAGAATACTGAGCGGACAGGAGGAGGGCGCCTTCGGCTGGGTCACAGTCAACTACTTGGATGACCGCCTTAAACAG GGTTTGGAAACCACAGGGGCCCTTGACCTTGGCGGGGCCTCCACTCAGATTAGCTTCATATCTGATCAATTTGACGGGTCAGAGTCACAGAGCAACTCCGTGACCTTCCGGCTCTATGGAAACGACTACAACCTTTACACCCACAGCTTCCTGTGTTACGGGAAAGACCAAGCATTGCGATTGACGCTGGCACACCAGACACAG TCGGGTCCAACCTCAATATTAGATCCTTGTTTCAACCCTGGCTACACTTCAACAAAGAACTACTCAGCCCTCTATGACAGCCCCTGCGTGTCGAACAGGAAACCCCAAGGAGCACCTCAGTCGTTTATTCAAGAGGGGAAAGGAAACTTCCTACAATGCCAGGAAGTGGTCAAAAATGTCTTCAACTTTACCCACTGTAAATACAGCAAATGCTCCTTCAATGGGGTCTTCCAGCCGCTTCTGCAGGGGCCATTTGGG gCTTTCTCCGCTTACTACTTTGTGATGAACTTCCTCAACCTGACAGACACAACCATCCCTCTGGAAACTGTCAAGCAAAAGCTAGCAAGCTACTGTGCTACTCCTTGGAGTCAG ATAATGCAGCAGCATCTCGGCATTAATGTGAAGTATCTGGCTGAGTACTGTTTCTCTGGCACGTACATCCTCACTCTGCTCACAGAAGGATACAACTTCACCTCAGAGAGCTACTCGGATATTAAATTCATCAAAAAG ATAAAAGGCAGTGATGCAGGCTGGACTCTGGGCTACATGTTAAATCTGACCAACATGATTCCAGCTGAGGCTCCTGACTCCCCTCCTCTACCCCACGCCGGCTACGTCTCTATAGTCACCATTATGGCAATACTGCTCTTGATCCTCTTCATCATTAGTCTGCGTCCTCTATGGCCCCGCTGCTCCACACAACCCCAGATCgtataa